The DNA segment ATAATTTCAACAATATCGGATTCGCTATAACCCGCAGCACGAACTTCAGCTAATTCTTCGGTGGTGACATCACCGTTGTGTTCGCTAAGGGCTCGGGCGAATTTAACCGCTATGGCGGCTTTGGCATCTTGGCTGGTGCCGGCGCGGTTGGCCTCAATTTCTGCCCCGTTAAGGCCAGCTTTTTTACCGATTGCGGTATGGGCTGAAACGCAGTATTGGCATTGGTTTTGTTGGGCCACCGCTAGCGCAATGCGCTCACGGGTTGCTGCGTCTAAGCTGCCTTCACCGGCGATGCCGTGTAAGCCTAAAAAGGCGCGTAAGGCAGCAGGGGAATTGGCGAAGACCTTTAAAAAGTTAGGCACCATGCCCAATTGGCTTTGGATGGCGTTGAGTAGTTCTTGTTGTTCAGTATTGGCGTTGTGTTGGTCGATAACGTGTATGCGGCTCATGATTAAATCCTTAAATGAAAAATAGTGGGGTTGTGCTGTGGCCAACGTGAAGTTTGTTTGCGCTGTGCCAGTGGTGATACTCTGCCAAATTTCACACGGGAGAAGAATAGGTGTAAATTGCAATATATTATTCCTTAAAATGGAATAATGGTCTGGCCAGCTTTCTTGGCGCTAATGGCGCTGACTTAAGATCAAGCATTGCGGCCCCCGAGCCAGAATCCGGAGTATTGGCAATGACTCAGTAGCAATACTCCCTAAATAAGTTGTTTTAAGGCACAAGCCCTAGGAATGTTTAATGGATAGATTCCATCAGTTAAAAGTGTATGTGGCCGTGGCCGAAGAGCAGGGCTTTGCTGCAGCAGCTAGGCGCTTGGTCATGTCGCCGCCGGCGGTGACTAGGGCGGTAGCAGAGCTGGAAGACCAACTAGGGGTTAAGCTGCTTAATCGCACCACCCGCTATGTGCGGGCAACAGAGGCGGGCCTGCGCTACTTGGAAGATGCTCGGCGCATATTGCAGGAGCTGGCCACGGCCGATGAGGCAGCGGCAGGTATTAATTCCGAGCCACAGGGCCATTTGGTGGTAACCGCACCGGTGTTATTTGGCTGTTATTTTGTAACCCCCGGTATCGTCGATTACCTAAATCGCTATCCTAAAATGGATGTCGATGCTGTATTTCTTGATCGCGTGGTTAACTTGTTAGAGGAAGGCTTGGATGTAGGCGTACGTATAGGCGAGCTGCCAGATTCAAGTATGCGAGCCTTGCGGGTTGGCTCGGTGCGATTGTTGTTATGCGCCTCGCCCAGCTACATTGCGCAGCACGGTTTGCCCAAGCACCCCAGTGATTTGTTAAACCACACTATTATTGCCTCTAAGGCAGGTAGCGGCGCAATGAACTGGCGCTTCCCCATAGCGGGTAAAGATAAACTCATTGCCGTTAAGCCGCGCTTAACTGTAACCACCAACGATGCTGCTATCGAGGCTACCACACAGGGTTTTGGCATTACTCGCGTATTGTCATATCAAGTGGCGAAGCAGTTAGTATCGGGCGAATTAAAAATTATTATGGAAAATTATGAGCCAGCAGCAAAGCCCGTGCACATAGTGCATCGAGAAGGGCGTAATGCGGCAGTAAAGGTCAGGGCGTTTGTTGATTTGTTGGCGGAGAAGTTGCGTAGTGAAAAAGCTTTAAATTGATTGTTGTCAGCCTGTCATTGCGGTGTAGGCTGCAATCTAGACTCCGGCCTGCGCCGGAGTGACGCATATATTGTGGCGGTTTCAGCTAACCATAAAGCGCATAATTCTGTCGTGCATTAACGAGGTTGGATATCTCACCATAAAAACAATATATTGGGCACAATCAAGTGGTAATCAGGGAGTGTTATTGGGCACAAGGTGGTGGGCCTTGAATGAGACAAGAGTGACTACCCCAATCAAGTTCACCCGCTAAGCCTTACTCATTCCCTTTCAGCGGTCTCTTTGGCCAGCATAGCTTGCTTACGAACTTCCCCCCATCTATAACCGCCCAAACCACCACTTTGTTGTATCACCCTATGGCAGGGAATAATAAAGGCGGCTGGGTTGGCACCTATTGCCGTGCCAACGGCGCGGGCCGCTTTGGGTTTGCCAATTAATGTGGCAATGTCGCCATAACAGGCCAGCTCGCCAGGCTTGATGGTTAATAGTGCCCGCCACACATTAATTTGAAAGTTGGTGCCTCGCACCCATAGTGATATGGGTTTGTTGGCAGCAGGGGGGTGATTGAAAATATTAGTAATGACATGGCTAGTTGTTGCTTGATGGTTAATGAGTGTCGCTTTTGGCCACTCTTGTTTGAGTTGCTGTAGCACTTCTTTTTTTGAGCCGTCGTTAATAAAAAGCAATTTACAAATGCCTTTATCGGTAATGGCGATAAAAACATGGCCATAAAGCGTCTCGTGGTAGCCATAGTGTAGAGTTAAGCCTGCGCCGGCTTGTTTATATTCGGAGGGGGTTACCGCTGCTAACTGTACAAAGTGATCGTATAGGCGAGAGCTGCTACTGAGGCCCAGGGAATTTGACGCATTAAGCGTAGATAGCTTATGTTTTTTTAGTAGTTGTTTGGCGTGCTCCAAGGTGAGCGCTTGCAGAAAGCGCTTGGGGCTGACCCCGGCCCAGCGAGAGAATAGCTTTTGAAAATGAAAGGCGCTTAAGTTTACTTGCGCGGCAATATCATCCAACGAGGGTTGCTGGCTAACATTGTTGCGTATGTAACTGATGGCCTTGGCAATTTTATCGTAGTCGCTCATAAAAACGGGGCGTTAAAAGTAATAAGTGAATAGGCTATAGTGTGGCGGACAATGGTATTAAATACGAGCCGAATCTTGCGCAATAGTGGTGGCGTTATTTATTTATCGCCTATTCATCTGCGTCTTCTGCAAAGCAGGGTAGGCCGTCAGTAATGCTATACCAGTTGGCTTTATAGGCGGTAAAAATATGCGCCACCGGCCGCTGTGTGATGTCTACATCCAAGCTGCCCAGGGCCAGCTCTATGGTGGGCTGTGACTTGCTCGTAAAGGTAAGGCTGGAGCCACAGTGTTGGCAAAACTGCCTAATCGTACCATTGCTAGCGGTATAACTTTTTAACGCCTGTTCGCCGCGTAGCCATTTAAAGTTAGCCGGGGCGATGCTGCCATAGCTAGCAAAAGCGGCACCGTGAAACTTGCGGCACATTTGGCAGTGGCAATGGCTGATCGTGTTATTAATGGCGCTGGCTTGATAGGCGATAGCGCCACAGAGGCAGGATCCGGTAAGACTCATGGCTTATTCGCTTATGCAGTGCTGCGTTTAAAAAAGCGGCTGTTAATAAAAAAGTATACCCATACAAAAAGAAAAAACCCCAGCCCTATAGCGGCATCAGAATCCATATTGTGCTTAAAGGCTTGCAACGACCACTCATCATTATCATCAACAAACATCCCCATAATTGCCAGCAGCATAAAGGCGCTGATGGCATAAAACCAACCATTGCCTTTTTCGCTTTGCAATTGTGGCGGTGGCAGCTTTTCACCGCGGCAGTAGTGTTGGTAACTTTGCATCAGTTGATCTAAGCGTTTGAGGGCGATGCTTTGACGCTGCTTAACGTCTTCATCGGTGCTGACCTTATCAACAGCGGCCAACCAACCATTAATAAATTCTATTTCTTTCAGGGTATGGTCGATCTCTTTATTGACTTGCTTAGCTTTATCGCGGGTTTTTTTCCACGAGCTAATCATATCAAACAGCTTGATTAAGACCGTAAGTACAGCGCCTATGGTGCCAATAATGGCAGTAAGGCCGAGGGTTTCGCTTTCCATAGTCGTTACCTGCATAGCCATAGTGAAGAGTAGGCTTACACCGATTTAACGGTGTACAACAAGCGTGTTAATTAGCATAGAGCAAAAAAACGTAGTGGTTAAGCCTTTGTCTGTGCCTGCTCAATGTTTTTGGCGCCGGGGCTGTAGCTACGCCATATAAGAATATAGGTGAGTAACGCCAACGGTATATATAGCAGCGCCCAGCTAACCGATAAAAAAGCTTCACCGGTGGCCCAGTCAACTTGGCCGTTGGGCAGCAGCTGGCCGCTAGCGGTTTGGTAAGGGGTGACGTAAAACGTGACCATAAGATAGGCCATTACACAGCCGTACAGCGCCAGTATAGCGGGGGCAATCACACTGATTTTGGTTTGTTTTAAATCACGCTCACCCGCCGGCGTGCGGTGCAAGCGCATACGATAGACTTTTTCTTGGCGGCTAACGTGGCCACAGCGCGACACCAGCACCGTCACCACTAAGCTGCACGCTGCGCCAATTAAGATAGGGTCCATATAGCTGGGTAAATCTATCAGCTCCAAGTATTGCAGGGCAGTGGGAATAACATTTAAAAAGAAACCGCTAATCATGCCCCAAAAGGCACCAGAAGCGGTGATGGTTTTGCTCCATATACACATAAAGGCTACCGGCCCCCAAGAGGAAGCAAACACGGTGCCGACAAAATACGTTAGCCAAAAAATGCTGGGAGGCAAAAACAAACTGGCGCCTAGCACCAGTAAACCTATCGCCAACATAATCCAACGGGTGGCCCGTAAATTTAATGTTTTTTTAGGGCTAGAGGGCCTCACTATATCGTTGCTGGCGCTAAAACCTACCAGAGATAAAAAGGTAGAGGCTGAAGATAATGCCGCCGCCATAATGCCCGCTAATAATAAAGCACCTAAAAATTCGGGCACCATATTTTTGGCGGCCCAAATAATCGCACTTTCAGAAGGCGTGATATCGGGGTTGGCTAAATTAATAAAGCCACCTATGCCATAAATTAATACCTGCAATACGCCTGCTGCGATACAAGCATAAATGGACGCGCGCAAAACCACGTGTTCATTTTTAGCCATTAGGTGACGGCTAGACTGCCAAGGGCTAACCGCAAACACGATGCCCCAGGAAATATCTATAATGATGGCCCAGATTAAATAATCCATAGCCGTGGGGAATTCGGTGCCCGCACCAATAACGCCGTGCCAAGAGGCGATGTCGGCCTTGTGTTCCAGCTGGCTTAGCCCTTGAATCGCGGCACTAATGCCGCCTAAGTCAGACACTAGATAAAATGTGAATAGCAGTGTGGCGACCATAAATAATAAAAACATTAAGGTATCGGTTAATAGCACACCCTTGGAGCCGGAATATAAAGTAAAGGCGGTATAGCTTAACCAGGCAATCAACAAGCTTTGGGTGTAAGTGAGTGCGGTTAAGTCCGATAATAAAATGGCCGCGCCCTGAGTGACCACTAGTAAATAACCGCCCAGCGCGACAATAATGCTTAGCCCCGCCGCCTGTTGCACCCGGTGGCTATTAAAGCGCTCGCCAAAAAAAGCCGCAACCGTGGTTGTGCGGCTGCGACGTAGATAGCGGCCAAAAAATAACGCCCCGTAGATGTAACCCACCGTGCCCATTTGCGGAAATAAAACAAAGGGCCCCATTTGGCCGTCGTAAGTAAAAGCCGACTCGGCAAGAAAAACCGTAGAGCTCATCACGCTGGCTACTAAAGTGCCAACAATTAATAGCGTAGGGGCTTGCCGACCAGCAACAAAATAATCATCTATTTGTTTAACGCTGCGGCCGGCGTAGTTACCAATAAAAATATAAATAACAATGCTGACAATAATAGTGAGAGTGAATATATCCAAAATACTGCCTTTTATTTTCTTTATTATAGGTGGCGGCAGCTAGCAGTCGATTACTGCGCTGTTTTGTTAATGCTTTACCGCCGTTTGAGTATAGCTGTTTTTTATTTTGGCGCTGGGGCTGTAACTGTTGATGATGACTTTTGCGGTAATTAAACCCAGCGGGATGTAGACCAATGCCCAACTAAAGCTGAGTAGGGCTTCGCCGGTAAGCCAGTTGATAGAACCGTCGGCCAATAACTCACCGCTGCCAGTTTGATACGGCAGCACATAAAAGTGGCTCATAATAAAAGGCATGGCACAGCCATACAGTATTAAGATGGCGGGGGCTAATAGGGTCGTCTTAACGGCTTTAAGGTCTACCTCTTGTGCGGGGGTGCGGTGCAAGCGCATTCTATACAACGCTTCCTTGCGGCTGACTTTGCCTAGCCTAGAGATAATAATAATGGTGCATAGGCTCACGACGCTGCCAATTAATACCGGGTCTAGGTAACTGGGTAAATCAATAAAGCCAAAGGCTTGCAGGCCGGCGGGCACCACATTAAAGACAAAGCCCGTTGCCATGCCCCAAAAGGCGGCGCTTTCGGTAATGGTTTTGCTCCATACGCTCATAAGCGCCACCGGCCCCCATGAAGAGGTAAACACCGTGCCTATAAACAGCATCAACCAAAAAATATTGGCGGGGAAGTAAAAACTAGCGACTAAAACAATGACGCCTATGGCTAGCATCACTCCACGGGTAAAGCGCAAACTCAAGGCCTCACTAGCTTCTTTATGCCTCACCATGTCATTACTGGCGCTAAAGCCTATTAGGGATAAAAAGGTAGAGGCTGAAGAGAGTGCTGCTGCCATGATACCGGCCAGTAATAGCGCCCCTAAAAATTCAGGTACCATATTCTTGGCGGCCCAAATCATTGCGCTTTCGGCGGGCTCTATCTGCGGGTTGGTCAAGTTAATCAGCCCGCCGGCACCATAAATCATTAGCTGCAATACAATCACCGCCAGCGCAGCGTAAACCGAAGCGCGTATAACCACGTGCTCATTTTTGGCCATTAAATGGCGGCTGGATTGCCAAGGGCTAACGGCATAGACCACGCTCCAGGCGATATCCAATATCAGTGTCCAGATTAAATAATCCATGGGGGTGGGCCATTCAGTGCCGGGGCCAACCACGCCATGCCAAGAGGCTATGCCGGGCTTGCTTTCTAAACCACTGAGGTTTTCTATCGCAGCAGCAATACCGCCTAAATCGGTAACGATAAAACTAATGAAAAACACCGTGGCAACAGCGAATAATAAAAACATAAGGGTGTCAGTAAGTATGACCCCCTGCGAGCCTGAATACATAGTGAATAGGGTGTAGCTCACCCAGGCGATTAATAGGCTTTGGGTAAAGCTGAGGTTGGTAAGGTCAGAGAGCAGCAGCGCCGCCCCTTGGGTGACCACTAGTAAATAACCCCCTAGGGCGACAATAATGGTTAAACCAGAAATTTGTTGCACCCGGTGGCTGTTAAAGCGCCGGCCAAAAAAGTCGGCTACGGTAGGCGCGCGGCTGCGGCGCAGGTAGCGGCCAAATAATAGCGCGCCATAAATATAGCCGGTGCAGGCTACCGCGGGCATTAACAAATAGGGTCCCATTTGGCCGCTATAGGTAAAGCCAGCTTCGCCTAAAAAAATTGTGGAGCTGAATACACTGGCCACCAGGGTGCCCACTATTAATAACGTGGGCGCGCGCCTGCCCGCGACAAAGTAATCATCCAAATGTTTGATATTGCGACCAGCAAAACTACCTATAGCGACAAAGATGATTATGCTAATGGCAATAGTGAGGGTAAATATATCCAAGAGATAACCTTTTATTATTTTTGAGAGGGTAAGTAACTTGCTACAGCGCAGTTTATAACAAGTTGCTGCGGTAAACTGTTGAGCGCAACGTCAATTTGTCAGCTACTGTCATCTGCCTTTTTGCTATTGCGTTAGGGCCTTAGTAAACACCCTTTCTGTGGGCTGGTAGCCTATAGCCTGATAAAAGTCACTAGCGCTGGTATTGCAGGCCAAGCTGGATACTTTAATAGTTGTTAAGCCTAGCGTTTTACAGTGTTGCTCCGCTTGCCGCATAAGCTGCTGTGCCAATCCCTGCCGACGATGGGTGCGGGCAACCACTAAATCGGCGACATAGCCATAGCGTTTGTACTCGGGGTAAATATGCTGCGCGTCGGCGTCTTCTTCATCTAGGTAAACGCTAAGGCTTGGATACCGTCTATAGCTAAATAAATAGCGCCGTGGTTTTGCTGGAATGACCTATTAAATAATTAAGGTGCGCTTCAGCGACAGCGCTGCCCGTAGGAATCAACTCAGGGCATAGCTGGTGTTCGTGATCTTGCAGCTCAGCCATTAATGCTATAGCTGCGTAATAATATTCTTCTTGGTATCGAATAATATCCATATTATTTTTAATGAAATAGTTAGAGGATAAATATAGAGCAACAAAGCTTTGCAGTGTACGACTTTATTATTAATGCTAGCTTAATACATGGCTGCTAATAATTTTATTAAAGCTGACTAAGTCAAAATCGCCATTTATTTCAAAGCGTACTTTGCCAACCTCGCTAACATATAATTCAATTTCACAATCTAAATCCAGCGTGCCGGAGGTTTCTACCGA comes from the Dasania marina DSM 21967 genome and includes:
- a CDS encoding carboxymuconolactone decarboxylase family protein codes for the protein MSRIHVIDQHNANTEQQELLNAIQSQLGMVPNFLKVFANSPAALRAFLGLHGIAGEGSLDAATRERIALAVAQQNQCQYCVSAHTAIGKKAGLNGAEIEANRAGTSQDAKAAIAVKFARALSEHNGDVTTEELAEVRAAGYSESDIVEIITHVGMNVLTNILGKASQIEIDFPKVELALAS
- a CDS encoding LysR family transcriptional regulator yields the protein MDRFHQLKVYVAVAEEQGFAAAARRLVMSPPAVTRAVAELEDQLGVKLLNRTTRYVRATEAGLRYLEDARRILQELATADEAAAGINSEPQGHLVVTAPVLFGCYFVTPGIVDYLNRYPKMDVDAVFLDRVVNLLEEGLDVGVRIGELPDSSMRALRVGSVRLLLCASPSYIAQHGLPKHPSDLLNHTIIASKAGSGAMNWRFPIAGKDKLIAVKPRLTVTTNDAAIEATTQGFGITRVLSYQVAKQLVSGELKIIMENYEPAAKPVHIVHREGRNAAVKVRAFVDLLAEKLRSEKALN
- a CDS encoding methylated-DNA--[protein]-cysteine S-methyltransferase, encoding MSDYDKIAKAISYIRNNVSQQPSLDDIAAQVNLSAFHFQKLFSRWAGVSPKRFLQALTLEHAKQLLKKHKLSTLNASNSLGLSSSSRLYDHFVQLAAVTPSEYKQAGAGLTLHYGYHETLYGHVFIAITDKGICKLLFINDGSKKEVLQQLKQEWPKATLINHQATTSHVITNIFNHPPAANKPISLWVRGTNFQINVWRALLTIKPGELACYGDIATLIGKPKAARAVGTAIGANPAAFIIPCHRVIQQSGGLGGYRWGEVRKQAMLAKETAERE
- a CDS encoding GFA family protein, coding for MSLTGSCLCGAIAYQASAINNTISHCHCQMCRKFHGAAFASYGSIAPANFKWLRGEQALKSYTASNGTIRQFCQHCGSSLTFTSKSQPTIELALGSLDVDITQRPVAHIFTAYKANWYSITDGLPCFAEDADE
- a CDS encoding sodium:solute symporter family protein is translated as MDIFTLTIIVSIVIYIFIGNYAGRSVKQIDDYFVAGRQAPTLLIVGTLVASVMSSTVFLAESAFTYDGQMGPFVLFPQMGTVGYIYGALFFGRYLRRSRTTTVAAFFGERFNSHRVQQAAGLSIIVALGGYLLVVTQGAAILLSDLTALTYTQSLLIAWLSYTAFTLYSGSKGVLLTDTLMFLLFMVATLLFTFYLVSDLGGISAAIQGLSQLEHKADIASWHGVIGAGTEFPTAMDYLIWAIIIDISWGIVFAVSPWQSSRHLMAKNEHVVLRASIYACIAAGVLQVLIYGIGGFINLANPDITPSESAIIWAAKNMVPEFLGALLLAGIMAAALSSASTFLSLVGFSASNDIVRPSSPKKTLNLRATRWIMLAIGLLVLGASLFLPPSIFWLTYFVGTVFASSWGPVAFMCIWSKTITASGAFWGMISGFFLNVIPTALQYLELIDLPSYMDPILIGAACSLVVTVLVSRCGHVSRQEKVYRMRLHRTPAGERDLKQTKISVIAPAILALYGCVMAYLMVTFYVTPYQTASGQLLPNGQVDWATGEAFLSVSWALLYIPLALLTYILIWRSYSPGAKNIEQAQTKA
- a CDS encoding sodium:solute symporter family protein, whose product is MDIFTLTIAISIIIFVAIGSFAGRNIKHLDDYFVAGRRAPTLLIVGTLVASVFSSTIFLGEAGFTYSGQMGPYLLMPAVACTGYIYGALLFGRYLRRSRAPTVADFFGRRFNSHRVQQISGLTIIVALGGYLLVVTQGAALLLSDLTNLSFTQSLLIAWVSYTLFTMYSGSQGVILTDTLMFLLFAVATVFFISFIVTDLGGIAAAIENLSGLESKPGIASWHGVVGPGTEWPTPMDYLIWTLILDIAWSVVYAVSPWQSSRHLMAKNEHVVIRASVYAALAVIVLQLMIYGAGGLINLTNPQIEPAESAMIWAAKNMVPEFLGALLLAGIMAAALSSASTFLSLIGFSASNDMVRHKEASEALSLRFTRGVMLAIGVIVLVASFYFPANIFWLMLFIGTVFTSSWGPVALMSVWSKTITESAAFWGMATGFVFNVVPAGLQAFGFIDLPSYLDPVLIGSVVSLCTIIIISRLGKVSRKEALYRMRLHRTPAQEVDLKAVKTTLLAPAILILYGCAMPFIMSHFYVLPYQTGSGELLADGSINWLTGEALLSFSWALVYIPLGLITAKVIINSYSPSAKIKNSYTQTAVKH
- a CDS encoding GNAT family N-acetyltransferase gives rise to the protein MPAKPRRYLFSYRRYPSLSVYLDEEDADAQHIYPEYKRYGYVADLVVARTHRRQGLAQQLMRQAEQHCKTLGLTTIKVSSLACNTSASDFYQAIGYQPTERVFTKALTQ